AATTAGACAGTTATCTGATTGATATTACGACTGATATTTTAACGAAATATGATCCAGAAACAGGAAAGCCTATGGTCGATGTTATTTTGGACCGTGCAGGTAACAAAGGAACAGGAAAATGGACATCACAAAGTGCGCTTGATCTAGGTGTTCCGCTACCATTGATTACTGAGTCTGTATTTGCACGTTTTATTTCAGCTTTGAAGTCTGAGCGTGTTACAGCAAGCAAAATCTTACCGACTGTAGACGAAGTGCCTTCTGTAGATAAAGCGGAATTCTTAGAAAACATTCGCCAAGCATTGTTCTTCAGTAAAATCATGAGCTACGCACAAGGTTTCTCACAAATGCGTTTTGCAAGTGAAGAAAACAACTGGGATTTACAATATGGTGAAATTGCTAAGATTTGGCGCGCGGGATGTATCATCCGTGCACGTTTCCTACAAAATATTACTGATGCTTATAACAAAAATCCAGAGTTAGAAAACTTACTATTAGATAGTTACTTTACTGACATTACAAAGAACTATCACCAGTCTGTTCGTAAAGTTGTTGCAACTGCTGTCACAGCGGGTATTCCAATACCAACATTATCCTCAGCAATTGCTTACTTTGATTCCTACCGTGCAGAGACATTGCCAGCTAATATCATTCAAGCACAACGTGATTATTTCGGCGCTCATACTTATGAACGTACCGATAAAGAAGGCTCATACCATTTTGAATGGGATGAAGAAGTAGAAGTACCACAAGACTAACTACTGCCCTCAAAACAGCAGATGGCACTTGCCAACTGCTGTTTTTTGAGATGGATACAATTATGATACGCTTTTCATTGGAAATATGTTAGAATGAAAGCAGAATTTAATTATAAACGTATAATGTTTATTTAAGATGAAAAGGGAGACGTCTATGGAGAAAAAAGAGAACCAACGTATTTTAATCATTGAAGACGAAAAGAACCTTGCCCGTTTTATTGAATTGGAATTAAAGCATGAAGGCTATGAAACTGAGATTTGCTATAATGGGCGAACTGGTTTGGATGCAGCTTTGAATTCTGACTGGGATTTGATTCTTTTAGACTTAATGTTACCAGAGTTGAACGGTATTGAAGTTTGCCGTCGTTTGAGACCGGTTAAGAATGTACCTATCATTATTATGACTGCGAGAGATTCCGTTATTGACCGTGTATCCGGACTGGATCATGGTGCGGATGATTATATTGTAAAACCATTTGCAATTGAAGAATTATTGGCACGTATCCGGGCACTATTACGTCGTATCGATATCGAAGAAGAGCAACGTAAAGTGAAACAGACAACTGTGTCATACCGTGACTTAGTGATTGAGAAAGAAAATCGTATCGTTAAACGCGGAGAAGAGCAAATCGAACTTACAAAACGTGAGTATGAATTGTTGCTTATTTTAATGGAAAATATCAACGTTGTCTTATCACGTCAAGTACTCCTAAATAAAGTTTGGGGTTACAAATCAGAAGTTGAGACAAACGTAGTGGACGTTTATATTCGTTACTTACGTAATAAAATCGATGTTCCCGGGAAAGATAGTTATATTCAAACAGTTCGTGGTACAGGATACGTTATGCGTTCTTCGAACTAGAAACAATAGGTGAATTCTATGCCGAATAAAAGAAAAAACAGCCCCAAATCCATTCGTTGGAAATGGGGCTTTCGCTTAACATTAGCATTTTCGTTAGTAATCCTTCTACTATCTTCTGTTTTACTTGCAGGTTTTCGAA
This genomic interval from Jeotgalibaca porci contains the following:
- a CDS encoding response regulator transcription factor; this translates as MEKKENQRILIIEDEKNLARFIELELKHEGYETEICYNGRTGLDAALNSDWDLILLDLMLPELNGIEVCRRLRPVKNVPIIIMTARDSVIDRVSGLDHGADDYIVKPFAIEELLARIRALLRRIDIEEEQRKVKQTTVSYRDLVIEKENRIVKRGEEQIELTKREYELLLILMENINVVLSRQVLLNKVWGYKSEVETNVVDVYIRYLRNKIDVPGKDSYIQTVRGTGYVMRSSN
- the gndA gene encoding NADP-dependent phosphogluconate dehydrogenase, which translates into the protein MSKQQIGVVGMAVMGKNLALNIESRGYSVSIFNRTGSKTEAVINENPEKNLVPTYTIEEFVDSLEKPRRILLMVQAGAATDMTIQSLLPHLDEGDVLIDGGNTFYQETIRRNKELENSGVNFIGTGVSGGEEGALKGPSIMPGGQKEAYELVAPILEKIAAKAEDGTPCVAYIGNDGAGHYVKMVHNGIEYGDMQLIAESYDLMRNFLKMSVEEIAAVFKEWSEGELDSYLIDITTDILTKYDPETGKPMVDVILDRAGNKGTGKWTSQSALDLGVPLPLITESVFARFISALKSERVTASKILPTVDEVPSVDKAEFLENIRQALFFSKIMSYAQGFSQMRFASEENNWDLQYGEIAKIWRAGCIIRARFLQNITDAYNKNPELENLLLDSYFTDITKNYHQSVRKVVATAVTAGIPIPTLSSAIAYFDSYRAETLPANIIQAQRDYFGAHTYERTDKEGSYHFEWDEEVEVPQD